From Serratia fonticola:
CTGGCTACGCATCATGATGGCATCAGCAAAACCACGCAGCAGCATAACCATGGCCACGATGATGTACATGATACCAATTTTTTTATGGTCGACCGAAGTCAGCCATTCGCTCCACAGCCACTTCCATTTGCCGAAATACGTGATCAGCGCCAGCAGGGCTAGCCCGCCAACGATGATTGCAGCAACGGTGACCATGATGATCGGTTCATGCAACGGAACCGCATCAAGTGTTAATTTTCCCAACATCAGATTATTCCTCGGCTCCGGCGTGAGCATGTTCACTCATGTCCATACCCTGGCTCATGTCCATGCCCTGGTGCGCGGAAGCTTCTGCGCCTTTGTGCATGTGCATATCACCCATGAATTTGCCAATAGTCTCTTTGAACAAATTCGGTTTGACACTGGAGAAGTACTCAACCGGGTTGTTTTCACTCGGCTCTGCCAGTTTGTTAAAATCGCTGGTGGCGTTAAGGGTATTAGACGATTCTTTCACCTTGGCTACCCACTGATCGAAGTCGCCTTCGGTCGGGGTGACAATGGCGGTGAATTTCATGCCGGAGAACCCGCGGCCACTGAAGCTGCTGGAAATACCGTCGTATTTGCCTGCTTCGTTGCCGATCAGGTGCAGTTTGGTCTGCATCCCGGCCATCGCATAAATCTGCCCACCTAACTGAGGAATAAAGAACGAGTTCATTACCGAGTTAGAGGTGACTTTGAATTCGACTGGAACATCTTTCGGGAAAGCCAGCTCATTAACGGTCGCGATACCCTGCTCTGGGTAGATGAACAGCCACTTCCAGTCTAACGACACCACTTCGATGGTCATTGGCTTTTTGTCGGCGACAATCGGCTTGAATGGATCCAGCGCGTGGGTTGTTTTCCAGGTTATGGTGCCAAGGATGGCGATGATAATGATTGGAATGGTCCAGACGACCGCTTCAATCTTGTTGGAGTGTGACCAATTCGGACTGTACTTGGCGCTCTTGTTGGAAGCACGATACTTCCAGGCAAAGGCAAATGCCATGAAGATCACTGGCACCACAACGATCAGCATCAAGCCGATTGCCGTGAGGATCAGTCTTCGTTGCTCAACACCTATTGCTCCTTTGGGATCCATCAACACCATATCGCAACCGCTTAGCATAACGGTGGCGACAATTAAGGATAACATCCCAATACTTTTATTGTATTTCTTAAGTCTCATCTAACGACCCCAATTACCAAGGCTCTATATTGTCGTTTCATGTGTGCGGGCATTTTACGGGAAGGTTGCAGTACTGTAAACATACTTAAGAGAGTGTCAGCGGCTTGTTGACACTTTCTGTTAAGGGGGTCACACATGTAACGTAAGGTGACAATTTACTAATGGCAACAACGTGTTGGCGAGCTGAATCGTTCCGGGGGGATGCTATGTCATGGAAAACCAAGGGTATGTCAGGATATTGCGTCAGCGGTGGCGATGTTTGAATAGGCGCAAAAAGGTTTATTTAATGTAAAATTTTTGTTTTGTTGAGGTGAATTAAAATCTATTTCCGAGCGTTTTACTCGGGTAAAAAAATAGCTTAGGCGAAAATATTAAATTTTTAACGAAATAAATTCGTTTTTCTGATGCTTTTTTGTTGGCCGAATTTTATCGGCCAACAAAAA
This genomic window contains:
- the cyoA gene encoding cytochrome o ubiquinol oxidase subunit II — encoded protein: MRLKKYNKSIGMLSLIVATVMLSGCDMVLMDPKGAIGVEQRRLILTAIGLMLIVVVPVIFMAFAFAWKYRASNKSAKYSPNWSHSNKIEAVVWTIPIIIIAILGTITWKTTHALDPFKPIVADKKPMTIEVVSLDWKWLFIYPEQGIATVNELAFPKDVPVEFKVTSNSVMNSFFIPQLGGQIYAMAGMQTKLHLIGNEAGKYDGISSSFSGRGFSGMKFTAIVTPTEGDFDQWVAKVKESSNTLNATSDFNKLAEPSENNPVEYFSSVKPNLFKETIGKFMGDMHMHKGAEASAHQGMDMSQGMDMSEHAHAGAEE